From one Paractinoplanes brasiliensis genomic stretch:
- a CDS encoding response regulator transcription factor — protein MTSVVLADDEALLRKAIAALLPLEGDITVLAEASDGEQAVAATLRHSPDVLVIDLEMPNVDGLGAVAEIRKSRPQQVILMLTRHARPGVLRKALKLGVQGFVSKSADPAHIATVIATLHGGKRWIDPDVSALAVIDDVPLTDRELDVLRVTGEGYSVADIAARLHLAPGTVRNYLSSAMQKTQTSTRHEAARYAREHDWL, from the coding sequence ATGACGAGCGTGGTTCTGGCCGACGACGAGGCGCTGCTGCGCAAGGCGATCGCCGCCCTGCTGCCGCTCGAGGGCGACATCACCGTGTTGGCCGAGGCTTCCGACGGCGAGCAGGCTGTGGCCGCGACCCTGCGGCACTCCCCGGACGTGCTGGTGATCGACCTGGAGATGCCGAACGTGGACGGGCTGGGGGCAGTCGCCGAGATCCGTAAGTCCCGGCCCCAGCAGGTCATCCTCATGCTCACCCGGCACGCCCGTCCCGGCGTGCTGCGGAAGGCCTTGAAACTGGGGGTGCAGGGGTTCGTGAGCAAGTCAGCCGACCCGGCGCACATCGCGACGGTCATCGCCACACTGCACGGGGGCAAACGCTGGATCGACCCGGACGTGTCCGCGCTGGCCGTCATCGACGACGTCCCCCTCACCGACCGCGAACTGGACGTCCTGCGGGTGACCGGCGAGGGCTACTCGGTGGCCGACATCGCTGCCCGGCTGCACCTCGCCCCCGGAACCGTCCGCAACTACCTGTCCAGCGCCATGCAGAAGACCCAGACCTCGACCAGGCACGAGGCGGCCCGCTACGCCCGCGAACACGACTGGCTGTGA
- a CDS encoding ABC transporter ATP-binding protein, whose protein sequence is MSTSPVIEVDHLNLTYGDFHAVKDLSFEVRPGELYALLGTNGAGKTSTLEIVEGHRAPSSGTVRVFGRSPGDRTAVRPRMGIMLQESGFSPDLTVRESVGLIGKLTRRTDDADRVIDVVDLTRKAGTRVGQLSGGEKRRLDFATAVWGTPELIFLDEPTTGLDIQSRDHLWNAVDRLRENGSTVVLTTHYLEEAQQRADRIGLMHQGVLNREGTVAELTRTLPSVIKFTLATPVPALPLQGAVAADGSVVVETFTLQKDLHVLLTWAQENALDLRDLSAGATRLDDVFRAIES, encoded by the coding sequence ATGTCCACATCGCCAGTCATCGAAGTCGACCACCTCAACCTCACGTACGGCGACTTCCACGCCGTCAAGGACCTGTCGTTCGAGGTCCGGCCCGGGGAGCTGTACGCGCTCCTGGGCACCAACGGCGCCGGGAAGACGTCGACCCTGGAGATCGTCGAGGGTCACCGCGCCCCGTCGTCGGGCACCGTGCGCGTTTTCGGCCGCAGCCCCGGCGACCGTACGGCGGTGCGCCCCCGGATGGGGATCATGTTGCAGGAGAGCGGGTTCTCGCCCGACCTCACGGTACGCGAGTCGGTCGGCCTGATCGGCAAGCTGACCCGGCGTACGGATGATGCCGACCGCGTGATCGACGTCGTCGACCTGACCCGCAAGGCCGGCACCCGGGTCGGGCAGCTCTCCGGCGGTGAGAAGCGGCGGCTCGACTTCGCCACGGCCGTCTGGGGCACCCCGGAACTGATCTTCCTGGACGAGCCGACCACCGGCCTGGACATCCAGTCGCGCGACCACCTCTGGAACGCCGTCGACCGGTTGCGTGAGAACGGCTCGACCGTCGTGCTGACCACTCACTACCTGGAGGAGGCACAGCAGCGCGCCGACCGCATCGGGCTGATGCACCAGGGTGTCCTGAACCGCGAGGGCACAGTCGCCGAGCTGACCCGCACGCTGCCCTCGGTCATCAAGTTCACCCTGGCCACGCCCGTACCGGCCCTGCCGCTGCAAGGCGCCGTGGCCGCCGACGGGTCGGTGGTCGTCGAGACCTTCACCCTGCAGAAGGACCTGCACGTGCTGCTCACCTGGGCGCAGGAGAACGCCCTGGACCTGCGTGACCTGTCGGCCGGGGCGACCCGGCTGGACGACGTCTTCCGCGCCATCGAATCCTGA
- a CDS encoding DHA2 family efflux MFS transporter permease subunit — MTTDIQARPAVPPPAPPAQTGRWWALVVLATAQLMVVLDATIVNIALPTAQADLAFSDADRQWVVTAYALAFGSLLLLGGRLSDFFGRKRMFLIGLVGFALASALGGVADGLEMLIAARALQGAFGAALAPAALSLLSTTFTEPTERGKAFGIFGAISGAGGAVGLLLGGFLTEYASWRWCLLVNLVIAAVAVAGALWRLTDEPVTSRARIDIPGVVTSVLGLVGLVFGLGKVETDGWGSATALAPMIGGVVLLVAFVVIELRVANPLLPLRVVLDRNRGGSYAAISISGMGMFGIFLFLTYYLVGNLGFTPVQTGLAFLPMLGAIMLSATTAGSMLTPRIGPRPLVPLGALIAAGGMAFLTRLDLDSTYASGVLPGLLVIGLGLGLVFAPTQNAATSGVEHRDAGVASAMINTVQQIGGSIGTALLSSFAATAATNYATSHPRSATLMAEASLASYHTVFWWSCGLFLACAVVSALLFRSGPLAVDPDAPKAMAH, encoded by the coding sequence ATGACCACCGACATTCAGGCGCGCCCGGCTGTGCCGCCGCCCGCGCCACCGGCACAGACGGGCCGCTGGTGGGCGCTCGTCGTGCTCGCGACCGCCCAGCTCATGGTCGTGCTGGACGCGACCATCGTGAACATCGCGCTGCCGACGGCCCAGGCCGACCTCGCGTTCTCCGACGCCGACCGGCAGTGGGTCGTCACCGCGTACGCGCTCGCCTTCGGTTCCCTGTTGCTGCTCGGCGGGCGCCTGTCGGACTTCTTCGGCCGCAAGCGCATGTTCCTCATCGGCCTCGTCGGTTTCGCGCTGGCCTCGGCCCTCGGCGGCGTCGCCGACGGGCTCGAGATGCTGATCGCGGCCCGCGCGTTGCAGGGCGCCTTCGGGGCCGCCCTCGCCCCGGCCGCCCTTTCGCTGCTGTCCACCACCTTCACCGAACCCACCGAGCGCGGCAAGGCGTTCGGCATCTTCGGCGCGATCTCGGGCGCCGGCGGCGCGGTCGGACTGCTGCTGGGCGGCTTCCTGACCGAGTACGCCTCGTGGCGCTGGTGCCTGCTGGTCAACCTGGTCATCGCGGCGGTCGCCGTGGCCGGTGCGCTGTGGCGTCTCACCGACGAGCCGGTCACGTCCCGCGCCCGGATCGACATCCCGGGAGTGGTCACCTCGGTCCTCGGTCTGGTCGGCCTGGTCTTCGGCCTCGGCAAGGTGGAGACCGACGGCTGGGGCTCGGCCACCGCGCTGGCGCCCATGATCGGCGGTGTGGTGCTGCTGGTCGCGTTCGTGGTGATCGAGTTGCGGGTCGCCAACCCGCTGCTGCCGCTGCGCGTGGTGCTCGACCGCAACCGGGGCGGCTCCTACGCCGCGATCAGCATCTCCGGCATGGGCATGTTCGGCATCTTCCTGTTCCTCACGTACTACCTGGTCGGCAACCTCGGCTTCACGCCCGTGCAGACCGGCCTGGCGTTCCTGCCGATGCTCGGCGCGATCATGCTCTCGGCCACCACGGCCGGCTCGATGCTCACCCCCAGGATCGGCCCGCGCCCGCTGGTTCCGCTGGGCGCGCTGATCGCCGCGGGCGGCATGGCGTTCCTGACCCGCCTCGACCTGGACTCCACCTACGCGTCGGGCGTGCTGCCCGGCCTGCTGGTCATCGGCCTGGGTCTCGGCCTGGTCTTCGCGCCCACGCAGAACGCCGCCACCAGCGGCGTCGAGCACCGCGACGCCGGCGTGGCCTCGGCAATGATCAACACGGTGCAGCAGATCGGCGGCTCGATCGGCACGGCCCTGCTGAGCTCGTTCGCGGCCACCGCGGCCACGAACTACGCCACCTCGCACCCGCGCTCGGCCACCCTGATGGCCGAGGCTTCGCTCGCCAGCTACCACACCGTGTTCTGGTGGTCGTGCGGCCTGTTCCTGGCCTGCGCGGTCGTCTCGGCGCTGCTGTTCCGCAGCGGCCCGCTGGCCGTCGACCCGGACGCGCCGAAGGCGATGGCCCACTGA
- a CDS encoding HEAT repeat domain-containing protein — protein sequence MNGDAEWQQWRRETFGVPGTVRRDGPQFTGLIEAARREPRRVERMLRAGLAAGDMLAAQSFTALAAAGLAPADAVSILRTALVRATDEFRIRVAEALYTLTRDPGWAMPIAGALSGATSELVRLDAAVALGSFPPSTALVRALATAVRDPEYLVRYHAANTLLRWSGDPRQVDGVPTLLEKLTGDTEGAWQAAADELTARLSR from the coding sequence ATGAACGGGGATGCGGAGTGGCAGCAGTGGCGGCGCGAGACCTTCGGCGTCCCCGGCACGGTGCGGCGTGACGGGCCGCAGTTCACGGGCCTGATCGAGGCTGCCCGCCGCGAGCCGCGCCGCGTCGAACGGATGCTGCGAGCCGGACTGGCCGCCGGCGACATGCTGGCGGCCCAGTCGTTCACCGCGCTGGCCGCCGCCGGGCTCGCCCCCGCCGACGCCGTGAGCATCCTGCGCACAGCTCTCGTCCGCGCCACCGACGAGTTCCGCATCCGCGTGGCCGAGGCCCTCTACACCCTGACCCGCGACCCCGGCTGGGCCATGCCGATCGCCGGCGCCCTGTCCGGGGCCACTTCCGAGCTCGTACGCCTCGACGCCGCCGTCGCCCTGGGCAGCTTCCCGCCCAGCACAGCCCTGGTGCGGGCGCTGGCCACGGCGGTCCGCGACCCCGAATACCTGGTCCGCTACCACGCGGCGAACACGCTGCTGCGCTGGTCGGGCGACCCCCGCCAGGTCGACGGCGTCCCCACCCTGCTGGAGAAACTCACCGGCGACACCGAGGGCGCTTGGCAGGCGGCCGCCGACGAGCTGACGGCCCGCCTCTCACGCTGA
- a CDS encoding sensor histidine kinase, whose amino-acid sequence MNSRALRITEATQGRLRRLNLYTALPPLMLAAVVVVAVDVRVWWHALVLAPGVIAAVVAFERWTANDIGRVALPCAVVAAVVWPVGALVVGSPNAYWGIATVASMAIPRLSRRRYEAAGALVVFVAAAGASRLLIDSGDGSTAGVGVFQLLSQGDVFVKFVLIPTGLTTLVIVLSFVGERFYDLVQELEVAREREAELAVTRERVRFAGDLHDIQGHTLHVVKLKAALACKLVHSDPARAEAELQEIHELVSDTIRQTKELAYGQRRLNLAAELENAKNLFEAAGIRVRVTRESEADPRVSEMLGQVLRETTTNILRHAQATRVRITLGAAGITIVNDGAASNGKLELHGLSALRQRIAGDGGELTVASASGEFTTAASFPRVGA is encoded by the coding sequence GTGAACTCACGGGCGTTGCGCATCACCGAGGCCACCCAGGGACGCCTGCGCCGGCTCAACCTGTACACCGCGCTGCCGCCGCTCATGCTGGCGGCCGTGGTCGTGGTGGCTGTCGACGTGCGGGTCTGGTGGCACGCGCTGGTCCTGGCGCCGGGCGTGATCGCGGCGGTGGTGGCCTTCGAGCGATGGACGGCCAACGACATCGGCCGGGTCGCTCTGCCGTGCGCGGTGGTCGCGGCCGTGGTGTGGCCGGTCGGCGCGCTCGTGGTGGGCAGCCCCAACGCGTACTGGGGAATCGCCACCGTGGCCTCGATGGCCATTCCCCGGCTGTCCCGCCGGCGGTACGAGGCCGCGGGCGCCCTGGTGGTCTTCGTCGCGGCGGCCGGCGCGTCCCGCCTGCTGATCGACTCCGGCGACGGGTCCACGGCCGGCGTCGGCGTCTTCCAGCTCTTGTCCCAGGGCGATGTGTTCGTCAAGTTCGTGCTGATCCCCACCGGACTGACCACGCTGGTGATCGTGCTCTCCTTCGTCGGCGAGCGGTTCTACGACCTGGTGCAGGAACTGGAGGTCGCCCGCGAACGCGAGGCCGAGCTGGCCGTGACCCGTGAACGGGTGCGGTTCGCCGGCGACCTGCACGACATCCAGGGGCACACGCTGCACGTCGTCAAGCTGAAGGCCGCGCTCGCGTGCAAACTCGTGCACAGCGACCCGGCCCGCGCCGAGGCCGAGCTGCAAGAGATCCACGAACTGGTCAGCGACACGATCCGGCAGACCAAGGAGCTCGCGTACGGGCAACGGCGGCTGAACCTGGCGGCCGAGCTCGAGAACGCGAAGAACCTGTTCGAGGCGGCCGGGATCCGGGTGCGTGTCACCCGCGAGTCCGAGGCCGACCCACGGGTCAGCGAGATGCTCGGGCAGGTGCTGCGCGAGACGACCACCAACATCCTGCGGCACGCCCAGGCCACACGGGTACGGATCACGCTCGGCGCGGCGGGCATCACGATCGTCAACGACGGCGCGGCGAGCAACGGGAAGCTCGAACTGCACGGGCTCTCGGCGCTGCGGCAGCGGATCGCCGGGGACGGGGGAGAATTGACCGTGGCGTCCGCATCCGGCGAGTTCACGACAGCGGCGTCTTTCCCGAGGGTGGGTGCGTGA
- a CDS encoding NAD(P)/FAD-dependent oxidoreductase: protein MYDVIVIGARCAGSPLAMLLARRGLRTLLVDRATFPSDTVSTHVIHPPGAAALQRWGLLGQVAATGCPPVGRYSFDFGPVQLAGAPGTAESPYAYAPRRLLLDKILLDAAAAAGAEVREGFGVEEVLVEDGRVTGIRGSGGQVERARVVVGADGRNSVVAKAAQAPAYEDHPPLTVGYYSYWSNLPTDTFEAYSRPGRGWAVCPTNDDLTLVIGGWPHAELAEHRNDVEGTLMAMFESSPGFAERIRDAKREEKLVGASVPNYFRVPYGPGWALVGDAGYSRDFITAQGITDAFLDAEGLAEALAETLGGGKPWDDALAGYQSRRDTRAMPHYRMTLGIASLQPPDEQMIALVSGIAGKQPAMDAFARLNSGVTSPVEFFAPENVGKLLA from the coding sequence GTGTATGACGTCATCGTGATCGGTGCCCGCTGTGCCGGGTCTCCGCTGGCCATGTTGCTCGCCCGCCGGGGCCTGCGGACGCTGCTGGTCGACCGGGCCACCTTTCCCAGCGACACCGTCTCCACCCACGTGATCCACCCGCCGGGCGCGGCAGCGCTGCAGCGGTGGGGGTTGCTCGGCCAGGTCGCGGCGACCGGGTGCCCGCCGGTGGGGCGTTACTCGTTCGACTTCGGGCCGGTCCAGCTCGCCGGCGCGCCGGGCACGGCCGAATCCCCGTACGCGTATGCGCCTCGCCGCCTCCTGCTCGACAAGATCCTCCTGGACGCCGCCGCGGCTGCCGGGGCCGAGGTGCGCGAAGGTTTCGGTGTCGAGGAAGTGCTGGTCGAGGACGGGCGGGTCACCGGCATCCGGGGCAGCGGCGGGCAGGTCGAGCGGGCGCGGGTGGTGGTCGGCGCCGACGGGCGTAACTCGGTGGTGGCCAAGGCGGCACAGGCACCCGCGTACGAGGATCACCCGCCCCTGACGGTGGGTTACTACTCGTACTGGAGCAACCTGCCGACCGACACGTTCGAGGCGTACAGCCGGCCCGGGCGGGGCTGGGCGGTGTGCCCGACCAACGACGACCTCACCCTGGTGATCGGCGGCTGGCCGCACGCGGAGCTGGCCGAGCACCGCAACGACGTCGAGGGCACGCTGATGGCGATGTTCGAGTCGTCGCCCGGGTTCGCCGAGCGCATCCGCGACGCCAAGCGCGAGGAGAAACTGGTCGGCGCCTCGGTCCCCAACTACTTCCGGGTCCCGTACGGTCCGGGCTGGGCCCTGGTCGGCGACGCCGGCTACTCGCGCGACTTCATCACCGCGCAGGGCATCACCGACGCCTTCCTCGACGCCGAGGGCCTGGCCGAGGCGCTCGCCGAGACGCTGGGCGGCGGCAAGCCGTGGGACGACGCGCTGGCCGGTTATCAGAGCCGCCGCGACACCCGGGCCATGCCGCACTACCGGATGACGCTGGGCATCGCCTCGCTGCAGCCGCCCGACGAGCAGATGATCGCGCTGGTGTCGGGCATCGCCGGCAAGCAGCCCGCCATGGACGCGTTCGCGCGGCTCAACTCAGGGGTGACGTCGCCCGTCGAGTTCTTCGCCCCCGAGAACGTGGGCAAGCTGCTGGCCTGA